The DNA sequence CCAATCGATTCAGACCGGTAAGGGTGCGGACATAGGCATCGTAATCCACCAGGAATTCGGCGAAGATGTAGCCCGACCCGTCGTCGCAGCCCACCGCCTCCGAGGCAATCAGGAGTTTCTTTTCAGGCACCCAGTAACTTATGAAATCCCAGGTGTGGCCCGGTGCATTCATGACCTCAATATGGACGTCGGAGGCGAGTTCAATGATCTCACCCCCCTTCAGTTTCAGATCCAGATCAAAAGACTTAAATGGATCTTTATAGATGGGTCCTTGGTTCAATGACTCCAGGGACTCTGCGGCCTCCTGGTTCAGGGATCGGATCAATTGAACGGCCTTGTCTCGCTGCAGGATCTCCTGGGTCCGCTCTGAACCGGCGATCTTCATGGTCGGGTACACGGACTTGAGATGGGCCGCGGCCCCGATATGGTCAAAGTGGGAATGGGTGAGAAACAGGTAGCCCGGTGTCCGGTCGCCCAGGATCCGCCGGATATCCGCCTCGTACCTGCGGCCCAGGGCCGTCAGCCCCGCGTCAAAAAGGACCGGGACAGGCCCGTCCAAAAGATACACGGGGACCGTCTCATTCCCCACCACATAGAAGTCGTCAATCACTTTCCCTGTCCGGATATATTTCATTAGCCTGAATCACCCTTTTTATTCAATTCTCCCCTTTGCAGATTTCGGGGCATACTTGGTATGATTTCACCCAAATGTCAAGGCCTATTCAGGATAAGAAAAGGAATCCATCCGCTCTTCATTTGATCAGGGGCGGTTGCCGAGCGTTAGGTATCCATTTTAATGTCCCGCCCTTGGGCGGGAGAAAGAGACCCCCGCGCGCGCGGAGAATTTCCGGAATTTGCATACCTCCTGGGTTGCGGCTGTCAGGCCGCCTTTGGAAAACGGATCCCCCTTGATGTGGATCACGCGATCTCATTCCTTGCACTATTTTTCTGCCTTCGATTTCATCGGGATCAGAGGGCGTCTTTTCCTGTCTCCCCTGTACGGATACGGATGGCACTCTCCACGGACATCACAAATATCTTTCCGTCCCCGATTTCACCGGTGCGGGCCTGATCCTGAATAACCCTTACGATGTCGGGAACCATTGCTTCATCCGCAACGATTTCAATTTTGACTTTCCCGACAAAATCGACCTGGTATTCAGCACCCCTGTAGACCTCCTTGTGGCCCCTCTGACGCCCAAACCCTCTGACCTCAGTGATGGTCATTCCTTTGATTCCCACCTCGGACAGCCCCTTTTTCACCTGATCCAATCTGAACGGCTTAATAATGGCTTCCACCTTTTTCATGCCCTTCTTCCTCCTTCCGCTATCAGATATTGTACGCTGTTTCCTCGTGCTGGGTGAGATCCAATCCGCTCCTTTCATCCCGCAGGTCAACCCGCAGCCCAAAGATTTTGTCCACCAGTTTCAAGAGAAGGTAACTAAGAACAAACGTATAACCAACGGTGACCAGAATGGCAATGCACTGGATTCCCAGTTGTCCGGGGTTTCCAAAAAAGAGGCCGTCAGCGCCTGCCGGATTAATGGCCGCGTTGGCCAGCAGTCCGGTGACGAGGAGCCCTATGATCCCGCCGACCCCGTGGATGCCCACCACATCCAGGCTGTCATCGTATCCAAACTTGTTTTTGGCCATAATTCCCAGATAGCACCCCACACCTGCCAGCACGCCGATGAAGGCCGCGGATATGGGTCCTACAAAGCCCGCAGCCGGCGTCACAGTGGCCAGGCCTGCGATGGCGCCGCTGGCGCCGCCCAGTGTGGTGGCCTTTCCGGTTATTCTCCATTCCATTCCGATCCATGACAGTGCCCCCGTGGTGCCGGCCACGTGGGTGGCCACAAAGGCGCTGCCGGCAAGCGATCCTGCCGTAAGGGCGCTTCCGGCATTGAATCCGAACCAGCCGAACCATAGGAGACCGGCCCCCAGCAGGGTCATGGGAAGATTGTGTGGTCGCAACTCCTCGGAGCCGTATCCTTCTCTCTTTCCCAAAAGAATGGCTGCTGCAAGGGCTGCTACGCCGGAACTCACATGCACCGCCACACCCCCCGCAAAATCCAGGGTTCCCATACGCCCGAGCCAGCCTCCGGCTCCCCAGATCCAGTGTGCAAGGGGATTGTACACAAATGTAGCCCAGAGGAGGCTGAACAGTAGAAAGGGGCCAAATCGCATCCGCTCTGCAAAAGCCCCCGTGATCAGGGCAGGTGTAATGACTGCGAACATGCATTGGTAAATCATAAAGACCTGATGGGGGATGGTGGTGGCGTAGACGTCGTGGGGTTCCATGCCCACCCCCCTGAGCCCAAACCACTCGAGACCCCCGATAATCCCCCATTTGTCCGGCCCGAAGGCCATGCTGTACCCCCACAGGATCCATTCCAGGCTTATCAGGGCAATAATGATAAAGCTCTGCATGATAGTTCCCAATGCATTCTTGCTCCTTACCATCCCTGCATAAAAGAGAGCCAATCCAATCGTCATGAGCATCACCAGCGCCGAACATATCAAAATAAAAGTTGTGTCCCCTGTGTCCATTTCTCTCCTCCCTTTCTTTTGGCCGCTGCGGTTTGAGATAACGACAAATGGTTAGCAAAAAACATACCTGTAATAATATTCTAAATTTAAACATAATAAGGGAATAATAGAACGATTTGGAGGAATGACCAAAGACATCCAGGTCTACAATATTGTTCACATCACGGTTTAATTCCTACAGAAACGTCATTTATGCCTCTGGGTTCGTTCTTCTAAAAATGATACAGAGGGTGCCTCTGAGTCCTGGCCGGGTTACACACCTTAACGTTTGTGGCGAACCCCTTTGCGCGCGTGCATATCGAAATCGCTTGACAAAGTTAGTGATATTTACTAACAGAAATAACTGCTTGATAATCGATAATTTATATTTTGAAAAAACATATTAGTAAATGTAACTAACCCTAATCAGGAAAATTCCGGGGTCGATTGCATGAGGCCATGGAACGGGAAAAGGGGACTTAAGAGATTATGGGAGACGCAGCAGGTTCCGGCAGGTCTGGGGGCATGGCGTCATCCTTTCCCCCGGGCAGGATAAAAATCGCTGAGGCCTTGCGCCTATTGCTTGAAAATAAGGATTTCGGCTCCATCACCACAGCCGAGATCGCCCGGACGGCCGGGGTGACCGAGGCGCTTATTTACAAGTATTTCAAGGATAAGAGGGATCTCCTCTACGAGGTGCTCAGAGAATATCTGGAACACTACGATACCCGTTTTGAGACCGATCTGAAGGGGATCAGGGGGGCATTGAACAAAGTTCGGAAGCTGATCTGGTCTCACATCAATGTGTATGCCACGGATCGGGCCTTTGCCAAGATCCTCCTCATCGATGTAAGGAGTTTTTCAGACTACTATACGAGCAGGCCCTATGAACTGGTTAAGAAATACAGCAGGGTCATGCTGGAGATTATCGAGGAAGGGGTTGCCGGGGGGGAGATCCGCGACGATATCTCTCCCCATATCATAAGGCAGGCGATCCTGGGCGCACTTGAAAACATGTGCCTGACCGGGGTGGTCTTTGATCGTGACATCTCCCCTGACGAACTGACGGAAAGCCTCTGCAACCTTCTGTTCGGCGGCATCCAAAAGAGGGCGGACACCGGGATAACAGGTCCACACGCCTGATTGAAGGAGAAGAATACCATGGGACAATGGATGGATGGATATCTTGAGAAGCTGGCCAGGGTTCGGGAAGAGAATGCCCGAGGCGGCGGAGAGGACCGGATCGCGCTCCAGCACGCAATGGGGAAATTGACGGCCAGAGAGCGGATCGATATCCTGGCCGATCCCGGAACCTTTGAGGAACTGGGCTCTGTGGTCAGGGAGTTCACCTTCCCCCCGGGTACCCAGGGGAGGCCCAGCGCAACGGATGGCGTGGTCATGGGGCGGGCCAGGATTGACGACCGGGAGGTCATGATCTACTCCCTTGACTTCACGGTCATGTCGGGGGCTGTGGGGGATCAGGGGGTCTGGAAGATCGCCGAACTGATCCAGATGGCAGGCCAGGAACAGGTCCCCATCATCGGCATCTTTGATTCGGCAGGCTCCAGGTTCAGCTTCAAGAACGGGTTTGTGGGGCTTCACGGCATGGGCCGCCTGGTGCGCAATTACTGTCTTTATTCGGGCGTGATTCCCAGAATCAGCCTGGTCCTCGGTCCCTGCACCGGGCCGATGGCGCAGGTGCCTGTGCTCTCCGATTTTCTGATCATGAACGAACGTAGCGCGTTTCTGTGGCTGGGGGGAGAGATCGCGTCAAAGGATGCGGGCTCGGCAGAGTTTCACATGCAAAAGAGCGGACAATGCCATCTCATTGCCGATAGCGATGAGGCGGCCGTCGGCATGGCCAGGGACCTGCTTCGGTTTATGCCTCAGAACTGCTGGGAGCGGCCTGTGCGGATGGCGTCCGGGGATGATCCGGAGCGGCGGGAAGAAGCCCTGCTGGACATCATGCCCGATGATCCCAAGTTCACCTATGATATGCACGAGATAATCGATCTGATCACGGACAACGGGGAATTCTTTGAACTCCAGGAGGACTTCGCCCCCAATATGATCGTTGGCTTTGCGCGGTTCGACGGCATGGTGGCGGGCATTGCCGCCAGCAATCCCGATGAGCTGAGCGGGATCATGGAGCCCGACTCTTCGGATAAGTACGACCGGTTTCTCATGTTTTTGGACGCCTTCAATATCCCTCTGGTGACCCTATCGGATACGACCGCGTTTCCTCCAGGCGATAAATGGGAACGGAAGGGGGTCATCCGCCATGGGGCCAAAAACCTGCACGGATACTCGCACCTGACCACCCCCAAGGTGACCGTGGTCCTGAGACGGTCCTACGGCGGGTCCAACATTGTGATGGGGTGCAGCAAGATGGGACCGGATTACATCTATGCCTGGCCCACCACCGAGTTTGCGCCCACCGGACCGGAGATGATCGTGCAGGCGGTGTTCCATAAACAACTGGCCCAAGCCAAAGAAGACGGCAACTATGATGATGTATACAACTTCTTTCTCAATATCCTGAAAGAGGAATTCAGCGTCATGACCTTCGGCAAGCTGTTCACCACCTGGTACACGGTCCACGAGGTGATCGACCCGCGGGAGACCCGGTCCCGGATCATCCATGCCCTGCATGCGACCGCAAACAAAACAGAGTCCATGCCGGAGAAGCGGCGGTTCATCAAGCCGGCGTGAGTAGCTGATGGCTGATGGCTGATAGCTGGTGGCTCATGGATGCTGGTTCATTGAGTTTATTGAGTTCATTGAGTTTGTTGGGTTAGTGAGGCTTTGAGCT is a window from the Deltaproteobacteria bacterium genome containing:
- a CDS encoding MBL fold metallo-hydrolase — encoded protein: MKYIRTGKVIDDFYVVGNETVPVYLLDGPVPVLFDAGLTALGRRYEADIRRILGDRTPGYLFLTHSHFDHIGAAAHLKSVYPTMKIAGSERTQEILQRDKAVQLIRSLNQEAAESLESLNQGPIYKDPFKSFDLDLKLKGGEIIELASDVHIEVMNAPGHTWDFISYWVPEKKLLIASEAVGCDDGSGYIFAEFLVDYDAYVRTLTGLNRLDVNVLCQGHKVVLTGPDARKHMQRSLEQAPRYLAMVEEFLKEEQGDIERTADRVKAVEWDPKPWPKQTESAYVLNTRIRVGTIRQRMEQEQQGLEKLKAQR
- a CDS encoding P-II family nitrogen regulator, with translation MKKVEAIIKPFRLDQVKKGLSEVGIKGMTITEVRGFGRQRGHKEVYRGAEYQVDFVGKVKIEIVADEAMVPDIVRVIQDQARTGEIGDGKIFVMSVESAIRIRTGETGKDAL
- a CDS encoding ammonium transporter, producing MDTGDTTFILICSALVMLMTIGLALFYAGMVRSKNALGTIMQSFIIIALISLEWILWGYSMAFGPDKWGIIGGLEWFGLRGVGMEPHDVYATTIPHQVFMIYQCMFAVITPALITGAFAERMRFGPFLLFSLLWATFVYNPLAHWIWGAGGWLGRMGTLDFAGGVAVHVSSGVAALAAAILLGKREGYGSEELRPHNLPMTLLGAGLLWFGWFGFNAGSALTAGSLAGSAFVATHVAGTTGALSWIGMEWRITGKATTLGGASGAIAGLATVTPAAGFVGPISAAFIGVLAGVGCYLGIMAKNKFGYDDSLDVVGIHGVGGIIGLLVTGLLANAAINPAGADGLFFGNPGQLGIQCIAILVTVGYTFVLSYLLLKLVDKIFGLRVDLRDERSGLDLTQHEETAYNI
- a CDS encoding TetR/AcrR family transcriptional regulator, yielding MGDAAGSGRSGGMASSFPPGRIKIAEALRLLLENKDFGSITTAEIARTAGVTEALIYKYFKDKRDLLYEVLREYLEHYDTRFETDLKGIRGALNKVRKLIWSHINVYATDRAFAKILLIDVRSFSDYYTSRPYELVKKYSRVMLEIIEEGVAGGEIRDDISPHIIRQAILGALENMCLTGVVFDRDISPDELTESLCNLLFGGIQKRADTGITGPHA
- a CDS encoding propionyl-CoA carboxylase, producing the protein MGQWMDGYLEKLARVREENARGGGEDRIALQHAMGKLTARERIDILADPGTFEELGSVVREFTFPPGTQGRPSATDGVVMGRARIDDREVMIYSLDFTVMSGAVGDQGVWKIAELIQMAGQEQVPIIGIFDSAGSRFSFKNGFVGLHGMGRLVRNYCLYSGVIPRISLVLGPCTGPMAQVPVLSDFLIMNERSAFLWLGGEIASKDAGSAEFHMQKSGQCHLIADSDEAAVGMARDLLRFMPQNCWERPVRMASGDDPERREEALLDIMPDDPKFTYDMHEIIDLITDNGEFFELQEDFAPNMIVGFARFDGMVAGIAASNPDELSGIMEPDSSDKYDRFLMFLDAFNIPLVTLSDTTAFPPGDKWERKGVIRHGAKNLHGYSHLTTPKVTVVLRRSYGGSNIVMGCSKMGPDYIYAWPTTEFAPTGPEMIVQAVFHKQLAQAKEDGNYDDVYNFFLNILKEEFSVMTFGKLFTTWYTVHEVIDPRETRSRIIHALHATANKTESMPEKRRFIKPA